Below is a window of Escherichia coli DSM 30083 = JCM 1649 = ATCC 11775 DNA.
TCCCGCTGCTGGCATTAAATAATGACGACAGATCGCTGCTGGCGGTTGATATTCCGCTGGTCAGGCTGATAGACGGGAAAAATGCCGCACGCGCAGCACCAATATTGGCATTAGCCGCCATTAACGCGTGTTCAGCTTCCATAATATCAGGGCGCTGCAATAAGATTTGCGACGGCAAGCCCGCCGGTAATTTAACGCTTTGCAGGCTGTCGCTGTTTACTGTCTGCGCTTGCGGCAGCTTGCCGTAGCTTCCCAATAACAGTTGCAATGCATTATTCGCCTGCGCCAGTTCCCCCTGACGTTTAGCGATGTCGCTGCGGGTACTTTCTATCACCCCGCGAGCCTGTTCCAGCGCCAGAACATTGCTGCTACCGGTCAACAGTTGTTTTTCGACAAACGCATATGACTGCTGATAATTACGCAGCGTTTCTTCGGCTATTTGCAATTGCGCATACGCCAGTTGCTGATTGAAATAGCTTTGCGCGACATTAGAAACCAGCAAAATATGCACCGCGCGCTGAGCTTCCTCAGTGGCTAAATAATTTTGGCGCTCGGCTTCGCTCATGTTCTTTAAGCGCCCGAAAAAATCGAGATCAAAGCTGGCGTTAAGGCCAGTCGAGAACTCCCGCGTCGTGGCTGAATCGCCTTTAAGATTGCCGCTCCAGCTGCCGCTGTCCTCGCCATTGAGCTGTGGGTAGCGGTCGGCATCGGTCAGACGATATTGCGCCCGCGCTTCCTGCACTTTCAGCGCCGCCATGCGCAAATCCCGGTTATTCACCAACGCCTCGCTAATCAGCGTCTTCACCTGATTATCAACAAAAAAGGTGCGCCAGCCCGCGTTCTGATAGTTATCTGCTGCGTTAACCAGGCCGTTCTGGCTGAGTGAGAACTGCTGCGGCACGGGCATTGCCGGACGCTGATAATCCGGTGCCAGTGAACAACCGGTTAGCGCAAGGGCCACACAAAATGGCAGAAGTTTACAAGGAGACATAGGCTCATAATTTCTGGTGATTTTATGCTGCCAACTTTACTCGCCAGGCTCTGATTTTCCGGTGACAGGAAAATGACAAAATTGTCATTTTGCCAATAAGCGATTGCCATCTGATCCCGCTACTCTAGAATTGCCCGGGCAACATGCGGAGGAAATATGAAACTGTTGATTGTCGAAGATGAAAAGAAAACCGGAGAATACTTGACCAAAGGGTTAACCGAAGCCGGTTTTGTGGTCGATTTGGCCGACAACGGGCTGAATGGCTACCATCTGGCGATGACCGGTGATTATGATCTGATAATCCTCGATATTATGCTGCCGGACGTGAACGGCTGGGATATCGTGCGCATGTTGCGTTCCGCCAATAAGGGGATGCCGATTCTGTTGCTTACCGCGCTTGGCACCATTGAACATCGCGTCAAGGGGCTGGAGTTGGGGGCGGATGACTATCTGGTGAAGCCGTTCGCTTTTGCTGAACTGCTGGCGCGGGTGCGCACTCTACTGCGGCGCGGGGCGGCGGTGATTATCGAAAGTCAGTTTCAGGTTGCCGATCTGATGGTCGATCTCGTCAGCCGCAAAGTCACCCGCAGCGGCACGCGCATCACTCTGACCAGTAAAGAATTTACTCTGCTGGAGTTTTTCCTCCGCCATCAGGGCGAAGTGCTGCCCCGCTCGCTTATCGCCTCGCAGGTATGGGACATGAATTTTGACAGCGATACCAACGCCATTGATGTGGCGGTGAAGCGGCTGCGCGGCAAAATCGACAACGACTTTGAGCCAAAGTTGATTCAGACCGTGCGCGGCGTGGGTTACATGCTAGAGGTGCCGGATGGTCAGTAAACCATTTCAGCGCCCGTTTTCGCTGGCAACTCGCCTGACCTTTTTTATCAGCCTCGCCACCATCGCGGCGTTTTTCGCCTTTGCATGGATCATGATCCACTCGGTAAAAGTGCATTTTGCCGAGCAGGATATTAATGATTTAAAAGAGATTAGCGCCACCCTTGAACGGGTACTTAATCACCCTGACGAAACGCAAGCCCGACGCTTAATGACGCTGGAAGATATCGTCAGTGGTTATTCCAATGTGTTGATCTCTCTGGCAGATAGCCACGGTAAAACGGTGTATCACTCCCCCGGTGCGCCGGATATCCGCGAGTTTACGCGTGACGCCATACCCGATAAAGACG
It encodes the following:
- the cusC gene encoding Cu(+)/Ag(+) efflux RND transporter outer membrane channel CusC, which gives rise to MSPCKLLPFCVALALTGCSLAPDYQRPAMPVPQQFSLSQNGLVNAADNYQNAGWRTFFVDNQVKTLISEALVNNRDLRMAALKVQEARAQYRLTDADRYPQLNGEDSGSWSGNLKGDSATTREFSTGLNASFDLDFFGRLKNMSEAERQNYLATEEAQRAVHILLVSNVAQSYFNQQLAYAQLQIAEETLRNYQQSYAFVEKQLLTGSSNVLALEQARGVIESTRSDIAKRQGELAQANNALQLLLGSYGKLPQAQTVNSDSLQSVKLPAGLPSQILLQRPDIMEAEHALMAANANIGAARAAFFPSISLTSGISTASSDLSSLFNASSGMWNFIPKIEIPIFNAGRNQANLDIAEIRQQQSVVNYEQKIQNAFKEVADALALRQSLNDQISAQQRYLASLQITLQRARALYQHGAVSYLEVLDAERSLFATRQTLLDLNYARQVNEISLYTALGGGWQQ
- the cusR gene encoding copper response regulator transcription factor CusR, whose translation is MKLLIVEDEKKTGEYLTKGLTEAGFVVDLADNGLNGYHLAMTGDYDLIILDIMLPDVNGWDIVRMLRSANKGMPILLLTALGTIEHRVKGLELGADDYLVKPFAFAELLARVRTLLRRGAAVIIESQFQVADLMVDLVSRKVTRSGTRITLTSKEFTLLEFFLRHQGEVLPRSLIASQVWDMNFDSDTNAIDVAVKRLRGKIDNDFEPKLIQTVRGVGYMLEVPDGQ